In one Drosophila pseudoobscura strain MV-25-SWS-2005 chromosome X, UCI_Dpse_MV25, whole genome shotgun sequence genomic region, the following are encoded:
- the LOC6900725 gene encoding serine protease 3-like, translating to MVIFLCLLVAQLFIAGESNQLQRIANGELAKEGQFPYLVGLIFGPRDLASPEDRYIVCGGSIISNEWILTAAHCTTGRPREVKIFYGSTQKKNAKVETVKRSNIHRHPRYRIIFNNNYRHDVALIRTPAVEFTDRIQRIPLPSPRDGRRSIRPGQSVISAGWGAEIIGGDSVDRLNWVALEIGDISECESTYGKLKGALCVRTDKKRSTCSGDSGGPLVLEDEQKLVGIVSFGNKKGCDLGYPTVFTDVISYLDWIESVSGVKPE from the coding sequence ATGGTAATCTTTCTGTGTCTTCTGGTGGCACAACTATTTATTGCTGGAGAATCCAACCAGCTGCAGCGTATCGCCAATGGAGAGCTGGCCAAAGAAGGACAATTTCCATACCTTGTTGGACTTATATTCGGACCCAGGGACCTTGCATCTCCTGAAGATCGTTACATTGTGTGTGGTGGCAGCATTATATCCAATGAATGGATACTTACGGCTGCTCATTGCACTACAGGACGGCCAAGGGAGGTAAAGATATTCTATGGCTCTACCcagaaaaaaaatgcaaaagttgAAACAGTGAAGAGGTCTAACATTCATCGACATCCGAGATACagaataatatttaataataattaccgTCACGATGTGGCCCTGATTCGCACACCCGCGGTTGAGTTCACTGATCGAATTCAAAGAATTCCCCTGCCATCACCCAGAGACGGTAGAAGGTCGATTAGACCGGGCCAGTCAGTCATTTCCGCCGGATGGGGTGCAGAAATTATAGGGGGAGATTCAGTGGATCGTTTGAATTGGGTCGCACTAGAGATCGGCGATATATCTGAGTGCGAAAGCACGTACGGAAAGTTGAAAGGCGCATTGTGTGTTCGCACGGACAAGAAAAGGTCCACCTGCAGCGGAGACTCTGGTGGACCGCTGGTGCTAGAAGACGAGCAGAAATTGGTCGGAATCGTCTCATTTGGAAATAAAAAAGGATGTGATTTGGGCTACCCGACGGTATTTACGGATGTTATCTCCTACCTGGACTGGATTGAGTCTGTCTCTGGTGTAAAACCTGAGTAA